From Bradysia coprophila strain Holo2 chromosome IV unlocalized genomic scaffold, BU_Bcop_v1 contig_5, whole genome shotgun sequence, one genomic window encodes:
- the LOC119071495 gene encoding putative nuclease HARBI1: MLSLAAIEYHRNKVFMKDTRRYLRDTLDPFDMPDERFREMYRLPRCLALEFLDIIKANSKGNPCPDIPMSVQFCSVLNFYASGSYQRRVASDAFAMMSQSNVSKCIRGYSYVITTKLMDQFVQFPDNIEGVKRLHDELQQHADYPGAFAFVDGSLIALSAMSHLIEHAHVSRKSYHAINTQFVCDIRMRFLSVNARYPGSTHDSLIWRASLVNSTVRTMCNASGSDWRYFMLADNGYPLQPWLLKPYETPNTTAAKHYNKRHRQLRSLVERAIGLLKARFRCLLSERKLRYDTLMSGYIIYSCTVLHNFLIARNYSVNDIEPIFEDMVPDFEENFDGPDISYDELRRGIEVRNNVARYFTNNQQH; the protein is encoded by the exons ATGCTCAGTTTAGCTGCAATTGAATATCACAGAAACAAAGTATTTATGAAAGACACACGAAGATATTTAAGAGACACATTAGACCCTTTCGATATGCCGGATGAAAG ATTCAGAGAAATGTACAGACTGCCGCGATGCTTAGCATTAGAGTTTTTGGATATTATAAAAGCAAATTCGAAGGGTAATCCATGTCCGGATATTCCCATGTCGGTCCAGTTTTGTTCGGTACTAAATTTTTACGCCAGTGGAAGCTACCAGCGGCGGGTTGCTTCGGATGCGTTTGCAATGATGTCTCAATCCAATGTGTCGAAGTGCATTCGAGGCTACAGCTACGTTATAACAACGAAACTTATGGACCAGTTTGTGCAATTTCCGGATAACATTGAGGGAGTTAAACGTCTTCATGACGAACTACAACAGCATGCAGATTATCCCGGTGCCTTTGCTTTTGTAGATGGTTCGTTGATTGCTCTCTCAGCAATGTCGCATCTCATCGAACACGCCCATGTCAGCCGAAAATCATATCACGCAATTAACACACAATTCGTGTGTGATATCCGAATGCGGTTTTTAAGTGTCAACGCTCGGTATCCCGGCTCTACACATGACTCTTTAATATGGAGAGCATCTCTTGTAAATTCTACAGTGCGGACAATGTGTAATGCATCGGGATCGGATTGGCGTTATTTCATGCTTGCGGATAATGGCTATCCCTTGCAACCGTGGTTATTAAAGCCGTATGAGACACCAAACACAACAGCTGCAAAACACTACAACAAACGACATCGACAGCTTCGATCGTTGGTTGAGCGAGCTATAGGCCTACTCAAGGCAAGATTCCGATGCTTGCTGTCGGAACGGAAGTTACGGTACGACACATTGATGAGCGGCTACATAATTTATTCTTGCACCGTCCtccacaattttttaattgcaaGAAATTACTCGGTAAACGATATTGAGCCCATATTCGAGGACATGGTCCCTGACTTTGAAGAAAACTTTGATGGTCCCGACATCTCGTACGATGAACTTCGACGTGGGATTGAAGTACGCAATAATGTGGCACGATACTTCACAAACAATCAGCAACATTGA